The Streptomyces camelliae genome window below encodes:
- a CDS encoding beta-galactosidase: protein MADLPARVLFGAAYYHEYTPAYDPGLRPEERLKTDLDLMAEAHFSVIRVGESVWSTWEPENGRFELDWLQPVLDGAQERGISVVVGTPTYAVPPWLARQYPEIAGEQATGRRIGWGGRQEADFTHPAFRFHAERVIRKVVARYAGHPAVIGWQVDNEPGLHLFHNRGVFERFVDHLRHRYGDVETLNREWGLVYWSHRLTDWADLWTPDGNAQPQYDVAWREFQARQVTEFISWQAGIVREYARPGQFVTTCVSYTRQGVRDDDLSAVLDIASGNPYYDMQDGLLLPDPTPDDHRQIWKTTGVWAMYRTADWMFSSRQEPFLVTETNAGSIGFAWDNRPAYDGQWRQAAWAHVARGARMIEYWQWQTLRFGAETYWGGVLPHSGQPGRVHAELARLGAEFDKAGALVAGLEPDADLAMVYSTPSKWLMEKHPPLATADGAPDPTAYDGIFDPFYRGAFDAGRQVRVIHARQLHDPLGDREGMAPEEAARRHAVLLVPGLYLAHDGTVDWLAAYAGAGGHLVLGPRTAYADHEARARLAPAPGRLADAAGVRYDEFSNLVHDLSVRGTAGGPLRLPEHARATRWADGLVVTDADVLVSYEHPHFGRWPAVTTRRHGAGRITCVGTVPDRGFARALAAWLAPTARHGWRDLPASVTATTGTSPDGRRVHVLHNWGWAPTRVTAPADLTDVLDGGEIPSGSELELGAWDVRVLVTSPEN, encoded by the coding sequence ATGGCGGATCTGCCCGCCCGTGTCCTCTTCGGTGCCGCGTACTACCACGAGTACACGCCCGCCTACGACCCCGGGCTGCGGCCCGAGGAACGGCTGAAGACCGACCTCGATCTGATGGCGGAGGCGCACTTCAGCGTCATCCGGGTCGGGGAGTCGGTCTGGTCGACGTGGGAGCCGGAGAACGGCCGTTTCGAACTCGACTGGCTGCAACCGGTGCTGGACGGCGCCCAGGAGCGCGGCATCTCCGTCGTCGTGGGCACGCCGACGTACGCCGTACCGCCGTGGCTGGCCCGCCAGTACCCGGAGATCGCCGGGGAGCAGGCGACCGGCCGGCGCATCGGCTGGGGTGGGCGCCAGGAGGCCGACTTCACCCATCCCGCCTTCCGCTTCCACGCCGAGCGGGTGATCCGCAAGGTCGTCGCCCGGTACGCCGGCCACCCCGCGGTCATCGGCTGGCAGGTGGACAACGAACCGGGCCTGCACCTCTTCCACAACCGCGGCGTCTTCGAGCGCTTCGTGGACCACCTGCGCCACCGTTACGGGGACGTGGAGACCCTCAACCGGGAATGGGGGCTGGTGTACTGGTCCCACCGGCTGACCGACTGGGCCGATCTGTGGACCCCGGACGGCAACGCCCAGCCCCAGTACGACGTCGCCTGGCGGGAGTTCCAGGCCCGCCAGGTCACCGAGTTCATCAGCTGGCAGGCCGGCATCGTCCGCGAGTACGCCCGCCCCGGACAGTTCGTCACCACCTGCGTCTCCTACACCCGCCAGGGCGTGCGGGACGACGACCTCTCCGCCGTGCTCGACATCGCCTCCGGCAACCCGTACTACGACATGCAGGACGGCCTCCTGCTCCCCGACCCCACGCCCGACGACCACCGACAGATCTGGAAGACGACCGGCGTCTGGGCGATGTACCGGACCGCCGACTGGATGTTCTCCTCCCGCCAGGAACCCTTCCTGGTGACCGAGACCAACGCGGGCTCCATCGGCTTCGCCTGGGACAACCGTCCCGCCTACGACGGCCAGTGGCGGCAGGCCGCCTGGGCGCACGTGGCGCGCGGGGCACGGATGATCGAGTACTGGCAGTGGCAGACACTGCGCTTCGGTGCCGAGACGTACTGGGGCGGTGTCCTGCCGCACAGCGGACAGCCCGGCCGTGTCCACGCCGAACTCGCCCGGCTGGGCGCCGAGTTCGACAAGGCGGGCGCACTCGTCGCGGGTCTCGAACCGGACGCCGACCTCGCGATGGTCTACTCGACGCCGAGCAAGTGGCTGATGGAGAAGCACCCCCCGCTCGCGACCGCCGACGGCGCCCCGGACCCGACGGCCTACGACGGCATCTTCGACCCCTTCTACCGTGGCGCCTTCGACGCCGGCCGCCAGGTGCGCGTCATCCACGCCCGGCAGCTGCACGACCCGCTCGGAGACCGGGAGGGCATGGCCCCCGAGGAAGCGGCGCGCCGGCATGCGGTGCTGCTCGTCCCGGGCCTGTACCTCGCCCACGACGGCACGGTCGACTGGCTCGCCGCCTACGCCGGGGCCGGCGGCCATCTCGTCCTGGGCCCGCGGACCGCCTACGCCGACCACGAGGCCCGCGCCCGGCTCGCACCCGCGCCCGGCCGGCTCGCCGACGCCGCGGGCGTGCGGTACGACGAGTTCAGCAACCTCGTCCACGACCTCTCGGTCCGCGGCACGGCGGGCGGCCCGCTCCGGCTGCCGGAGCACGCGCGTGCCACGCGGTGGGCGGACGGCCTCGTCGTCACGGACGCCGACGTGCTCGTCTCGTACGAGCATCCGCACTTCGGCCGCTGGCCGGCGGTCACCACCCGCCGGCACGGCGCGGGCCGGATCACCTGCGTCGGCACCGTTCCGGACCGAGGCTTCGCCCGCGCCCTGGCCGCATGGCTGGCACCCACCGCGCGCCACGGCTGGCGGGACCTCCCCGCGTCCGTCACCGCGACCACCGGCACCTCCCCCGACGGCCGACGGGTCCATGTCCTGCACAACTGGGGCTGGGCACCCACCCGTGTCACCGCCCCCGCCGACCTGACCGACGTACTGGACGGCGGCGAGATCCCGTCGGGGAGCGAGCTGGAGCTCGGCGCGTGGGACGTCCGCGTCCTCGTCACTTCACCGGAGAACTGA
- a CDS encoding LacI family DNA-binding transcriptional regulator encodes MAQGEVRSGSAAAPRGVDVARHAGVSQKTVSRVFNGERYVSEDVRRRVLEAAEELGYRLNSAARALASGRTHSIGVVTLGTALYGPASLLIGIERAARDVGYALRVVNTLEGDPGGIAGAVEHLLEQGVDGIVVSEPIDEGAVSLSVDVPVLVLGSPAPFAGPRTVSAGVGAELPAREATRHLLGLGHRVVHHLAGPQRWFAARDRLAGWRAALAERGRDQPPVIEGDWSAASGYAAGHELASDRDLTAVFAANDDMAIGLIRALTEAGLRVPEDVSVIGFDDTPVSAYVTPPLTTVRQPFDAVAREGLRLLVHAIEKPDTELPPANDPPVELVLRASTAPPPQHRPQTTD; translated from the coding sequence ATGGCACAAGGGGAAGTGCGGAGCGGCAGCGCCGCCGCACCACGCGGTGTGGACGTGGCCCGACACGCGGGTGTGTCGCAGAAAACCGTGTCGCGCGTCTTCAACGGAGAGCGGTACGTCTCCGAGGACGTGCGCCGCCGTGTGCTGGAGGCGGCCGAGGAACTCGGCTACCGGTTGAACAGCGCGGCCCGGGCACTGGCCTCCGGGCGGACCCACTCCATCGGCGTGGTCACCCTGGGGACCGCCCTGTACGGGCCCGCCTCACTGCTGATCGGCATCGAGCGGGCCGCGCGGGACGTGGGGTACGCGCTCCGGGTGGTCAACACCCTGGAAGGCGACCCGGGCGGCATCGCCGGTGCCGTGGAACACCTCCTGGAACAGGGCGTGGACGGCATCGTCGTGTCCGAGCCGATCGACGAGGGCGCGGTCTCGCTCAGTGTCGACGTACCCGTGCTCGTCCTCGGCTCTCCCGCCCCGTTCGCCGGTCCTCGCACGGTGTCCGCGGGAGTCGGGGCCGAACTGCCGGCCCGGGAAGCCACCCGGCATCTCCTCGGCCTCGGGCACCGGGTGGTCCATCATCTTGCCGGTCCCCAGCGGTGGTTCGCCGCCCGGGACCGGCTCGCCGGCTGGCGCGCGGCGCTGGCCGAGCGGGGCAGGGACCAGCCGCCCGTCATCGAGGGTGACTGGTCGGCCGCGTCCGGCTACGCGGCGGGCCACGAGCTCGCCTCCGACCGTGACCTGACCGCGGTGTTCGCGGCCAACGACGACATGGCCATCGGTCTGATCCGCGCGCTGACGGAGGCCGGACTGCGCGTGCCCGAGGACGTCAGCGTCATCGGCTTCGACGACACCCCCGTCTCCGCCTATGTGACGCCCCCGCTGACCACCGTGCGCCAACCGTTCGACGCCGTGGCACGGGAAGGGCTCCGGCTACTGGTCCACGCGATCGAGAAACCGGACACGGAGCTGCCCCCGGCGAACGACCCACCGGTCGAACTCGTCCTCCGCGCCTCCACCGCACCCCCACCACAGCACCGGCCACAGACCACCGACTGA
- a CDS encoding MarR family winged helix-turn-helix transcriptional regulator — MEESVRWLTPEEQHAWRGFVRLHERLGGRLARLLQSESQLSAADFAVLVHLTDVPEGRQRHQDLARALEWEKSRMSHHIARMAGRGLVVREECPEDGRGAFVVITEGGRAAIEAAAPLHVAAVRSLFLDHVTPAELRTLAQVSERVITQLDAEPS; from the coding sequence ATGGAGGAGAGCGTGCGGTGGTTGACGCCGGAAGAGCAGCATGCGTGGCGGGGTTTCGTACGGTTGCACGAGCGGCTCGGAGGCCGCTTGGCGCGCTTGCTCCAGTCGGAGTCCCAGTTGTCGGCTGCCGACTTCGCGGTGCTGGTCCATCTGACCGACGTGCCGGAGGGGCGGCAGCGCCACCAGGATCTGGCCCGTGCGCTGGAGTGGGAGAAGAGCCGGATGTCGCATCACATCGCGCGCATGGCAGGCCGCGGTCTGGTGGTGCGGGAAGAGTGTCCTGAGGACGGACGCGGGGCGTTCGTCGTGATCACAGAGGGGGGCCGGGCGGCGATCGAGGCCGCTGCTCCGCTTCATGTGGCAGCGGTGCGCTCTCTGTTCCTCGACCATGTGACTCCGGCGGAGCTGCGGACACTGGCCCAGGTTTCCGAGCGAGTGATCACACAGCTGGACGCGGAACCGTCATGA
- a CDS encoding pirin family protein has product MSNVEIDPAALRCGSPTDGDRPDREPSVDVLSAREVPLGGPRALRVRRTLPQRSRTLIGAWCFADHYGPADVAATGGMDVPPHPHTGLQTVSWLFSGEIEHRDSLGTRALIRPGEMNLMTGGYGICRSEVSTPRTTVLHGVQLWVALPEEHRNTDRDFQHHVPEPVRTDGAEIRVFLGSLAGTTSPVRTFTPLLGAEITLGPGASLDLAVDPSFEHGLLVDSGDVRLIDTVLRPAELGYVPCGTGVLTVVNESDAPARAVLLGGPPFEEQIVMWWNFIGRSHEDIVRAREEWEASSDRFGAVEGFPGGRLPAPQLPNAIITPRGNPARR; this is encoded by the coding sequence GTGAGCAACGTGGAAATCGACCCTGCGGCCTTGAGGTGCGGATCGCCGACCGACGGCGACCGGCCGGATCGGGAGCCCTCGGTCGATGTGCTGTCCGCGCGCGAGGTGCCCTTGGGCGGTCCGCGTGCGCTGCGCGTGCGGCGGACGCTGCCGCAGCGCTCCCGGACGCTGATCGGAGCCTGGTGCTTCGCGGATCACTACGGCCCCGCCGATGTCGCCGCGACGGGCGGCATGGACGTGCCCCCGCATCCGCACACCGGGCTGCAGACGGTGAGCTGGCTGTTCAGCGGGGAGATCGAGCACCGCGACAGTCTTGGCACCCGCGCCTTGATCCGGCCCGGCGAGATGAACCTCATGACCGGCGGATACGGCATCTGCCGCTCCGAGGTCTCCACCCCGCGCACCACCGTCCTCCACGGCGTCCAACTCTGGGTGGCGCTTCCCGAGGAGCACCGGAACACCGACCGCGACTTCCAGCATCACGTGCCCGAGCCGGTGCGGACCGACGGGGCCGAGATCAGGGTGTTCCTGGGCTCGCTCGCCGGAACCACCTCACCGGTGCGGACCTTCACACCCCTGCTCGGCGCCGAGATCACCCTCGGACCGGGTGCGTCACTCGACCTCGCCGTGGACCCCTCCTTCGAGCACGGTCTCCTCGTGGACAGCGGCGACGTCCGTCTGATCGACACGGTGCTGCGGCCGGCGGAACTCGGCTACGTTCCCTGCGGCACCGGCGTCCTGACAGTGGTGAACGAGTCGGACGCTCCGGCGCGGGCGGTCCTGCTGGGAGGGCCTCCCTTCGAGGAGCAGATCGTCATGTGGTGGAACTTCATCGGGCGCAGCCACGAGGACATCGTGCGGGCCCGGGAGGAGTGGGAGGCCTCCTCCGACCGTTTCGGAGCCGTCGAGGGCTTTCCGGGCGGCCGCCTTCCCGCTCCGCAGCTGCCGAACGCGATCATCACCCCGCGCGGGAACCCCGCGCGCCGCTGA
- a CDS encoding MarR family winged helix-turn-helix transcriptional regulator, whose product MPLPPSVAAGPVSHAIFRVARLHRMLAGQLLRRVGLHTSQELVMMQLWDRGPQRQTDLVRLLGSDAATMTRTIRRLENAGFVRRRSSPSDKRVTIIEPTVASMALRREVERVWLDLESSVADELTPEERAEALKVLGRIEDSLARATAQQD is encoded by the coding sequence ATGCCGCTGCCGCCTTCCGTCGCGGCCGGCCCCGTGAGCCATGCGATCTTCCGCGTGGCCCGCCTGCACCGCATGCTCGCGGGGCAGCTGCTGCGCCGCGTCGGCCTGCACACCAGCCAGGAACTGGTCATGATGCAGCTGTGGGACCGCGGCCCCCAACGTCAGACCGACCTCGTCCGTCTGCTCGGCTCCGACGCCGCCACCATGACCCGTACCATTCGGCGCCTGGAGAACGCGGGGTTCGTCCGCCGCCGCTCCTCCCCCAGCGACAAGCGGGTCACGATCATCGAACCCACGGTCGCCAGCATGGCCCTGCGGCGCGAGGTGGAACGCGTGTGGCTCGACCTGGAGTCCAGCGTCGCCGATGAGCTGACCCCCGAGGAACGGGCCGAGGCCCTCAAGGTCCTGGGACGGATCGAGGACAGCCTCGCACGGGCGACCGCCCAGCAGGACTGA
- a CDS encoding alkene reductase, whose translation MSTAFQPYELNGKRLANRIVMAPMTRSRAYGPGHSPTDLVATYYAQRAGAGLIVTEGVQPSVAGQGYPDTPGVHSAEQVEAWRKVTDAVHAEGGVIYLQLMHTGRVGHPSLMGLQPVGPSAVTAKGQVYTHEGPQDFVTPKELTEAEILETVADYAAAARNAIEAGFDGVELHGANGYLIHQFLAPNSNQRTDGWGGSPQARIRFAVETAKAVAEAIGADKVGFRISPGNPYNDIDESDRTDVEATYTALVDALAPLGLAYLHQMEAPEIRDLTVRLRKQWPGTFILNPFTAPRPTGPEELQLIEDGVADLISYGALFLANPDLPRRLAAGGPFNAPDPATFFGGDHRGFTDYPTHG comes from the coding sequence ATGTCGACGGCTTTCCAGCCCTACGAGCTCAACGGCAAGCGTCTGGCCAACCGCATCGTGATGGCCCCGATGACCCGCAGCCGTGCGTACGGTCCCGGGCACTCCCCGACCGACCTGGTGGCCACCTACTACGCGCAGCGGGCGGGCGCCGGTCTGATCGTCACGGAAGGCGTCCAGCCCTCGGTGGCCGGCCAGGGCTACCCCGACACCCCGGGTGTCCACTCCGCGGAGCAGGTCGAGGCCTGGCGCAAGGTCACCGACGCCGTACACGCCGAGGGCGGTGTGATCTACCTGCAGCTCATGCACACCGGCCGGGTCGGTCACCCGAGCCTGATGGGTCTTCAGCCGGTCGGCCCGTCCGCGGTCACGGCCAAGGGGCAGGTCTACACGCATGAGGGTCCGCAGGACTTCGTGACGCCGAAGGAGCTCACCGAGGCCGAGATCCTGGAGACGGTCGCCGACTACGCCGCCGCTGCGCGCAACGCGATCGAAGCCGGCTTCGACGGCGTCGAGCTGCACGGCGCCAACGGCTACCTGATCCACCAGTTCCTCGCCCCCAACTCCAACCAGCGCACCGACGGCTGGGGCGGTTCCCCGCAGGCCCGCATCCGCTTCGCCGTCGAGACCGCCAAGGCCGTCGCCGAGGCGATCGGCGCGGACAAGGTTGGCTTCCGCATCTCCCCCGGGAACCCCTACAACGACATCGACGAGTCCGACCGGACCGACGTGGAGGCCACCTACACGGCCCTGGTCGACGCGCTCGCCCCGCTCGGCCTGGCCTACCTCCACCAGATGGAAGCCCCCGAGATCCGCGACCTCACCGTCCGGCTGCGCAAGCAGTGGCCGGGTACCTTCATCCTCAACCCCTTCACCGCCCCCCGCCCCACGGGCCCGGAGGAGCTGCAGCTGATCGAGGACGGTGTCGCCGACCTGATCTCCTACGGCGCCCTGTTCCTGGCCAACCCGGACCTGCCCCGGCGGCTCGCCGCAGGTGGCCCGTTCAACGCGCCGGACCCCGCCACCTTCTTCGGCGGGGACCACCGCGGCTTCACCGATTACCCGACCCACGGCTGA
- a CDS encoding cation diffusion facilitator family transporter → MARDLRTRVTVLVALAANLVIAAAKAVAGLFAGSPALLSEAAHSVADSLNEVFLLIALRRSKRPADDRHPFGYGKERYFWALLAAVGIFVMGGCFSVYQGAQALRTNRQESLTGYLAGLAVLGVALLADGASLLRAVHQARRHREGATDPALRTVIAEDATAVTGVLLAAAGLGLHLVTGQVAWEAGASIGIGALLLCVAYRLAREARDRLIGEAVDTELRDRIGDFLASQDEIDRVAALLTMRLGMDVVLVAARVDLVPGLDSEEVELVCVRLKRRITTKWPQAEHVFLDITEAPGPEESP, encoded by the coding sequence ATGGCCCGGGACCTGCGAACCCGGGTCACCGTCCTCGTCGCCCTCGCGGCCAACCTCGTGATCGCCGCGGCCAAGGCGGTCGCCGGGCTCTTCGCCGGGTCGCCCGCGCTGCTGTCGGAGGCGGCGCACTCGGTCGCGGACAGCCTGAACGAGGTGTTCCTTCTCATCGCCCTACGCCGCAGCAAGCGGCCCGCCGACGACCGTCATCCGTTCGGCTACGGAAAGGAGCGTTACTTCTGGGCGCTGCTGGCCGCGGTGGGGATCTTCGTCATGGGCGGCTGCTTCTCGGTGTACCAGGGCGCGCAGGCGCTGCGTACCAACCGGCAGGAATCGCTGACGGGTTACCTCGCGGGACTGGCGGTGCTCGGGGTCGCCCTGCTGGCCGACGGCGCCTCCCTGCTCCGCGCCGTGCACCAGGCGCGCCGGCACCGGGAGGGCGCGACCGACCCGGCGCTGCGCACGGTGATCGCTGAGGACGCGACCGCGGTGACGGGTGTGCTTCTCGCGGCGGCCGGTCTCGGGCTGCACCTGGTGACCGGGCAGGTCGCCTGGGAGGCCGGCGCGTCCATAGGGATCGGCGCCCTCCTGCTGTGCGTGGCCTACCGGCTGGCCCGGGAGGCGCGGGACCGGCTGATCGGCGAGGCCGTCGACACGGAACTGCGCGACCGCATCGGGGACTTCCTCGCGTCCCAGGACGAGATCGACAGGGTCGCCGCGCTGCTGACGATGCGGCTGGGGATGGACGTGGTCCTGGTGGCCGCCCGCGTCGATCTGGTGCCGGGGCTCGACAGCGAGGAGGTCGAGCTGGTCTGTGTGCGGCTCAAGCGCCGGATCACCACCAAGTGGCCCCAGGCCGAACATGTCTTCCTGGACATCACCGAGGCCCCCGGCCCCGAGGAGAGCCCCTGA
- a CDS encoding CBS domain-containing protein — translation MTDAPTAVDARASVTAVAQVMRNRGIDLVMVVADGHLIGLVSGRDLLVGAVADGADPRRVPVARSVPGELVTVTVDEDIAHAAMRMRERSARYAAVTVDGEPVGLVCADDPALGATWAPTVAPTPELHGRVVPGA, via the coding sequence ATGACCGACGCTCCGACAGCCGTGGACGCCCGGGCATCGGTGACAGCCGTGGCCCAGGTGATGCGCAACCGGGGGATCGACCTCGTCATGGTGGTGGCCGACGGACATCTGATCGGGCTGGTCAGCGGCCGCGATCTGCTGGTCGGTGCCGTCGCGGACGGGGCCGACCCGCGGCGGGTGCCCGTGGCCCGGTCGGTGCCCGGGGAACTGGTCACGGTGACGGTGGACGAGGACATCGCTCACGCCGCCATGAGGATGCGCGAGCGGTCGGCCCGGTACGCCGCGGTGACCGTCGACGGTGAACCCGTGGGTCTCGTCTGCGCCGACGACCCGGCCCTCGGGGCGACCTGGGCCCCCACCGTGGCACCGACGCCGGAACTGCACGGCAGAGTCGTACCCGGCGCGTGA
- a CDS encoding type 1 glutamine amidotransferase domain-containing protein — translation MRIAFLTAPEGVEQVELTEPWQAALAAGHEPVLVSTRAGQIQAFHHLDRADTFTVDEVVGDASAESFDGLVLPGGVANPDFLRMNDKAVAFVKDFFEQGRPVAAICHAPWTLVEADVVRGRELTSWPSLRTDIRNAGGTWVDEQVKICDHGSNKLVTSRKPDDLKAFCESYLDVFEDEAAGR, via the coding sequence ATGCGTATCGCGTTTCTGACAGCGCCCGAAGGCGTCGAGCAGGTGGAGCTCACCGAACCCTGGCAGGCGGCCCTCGCGGCCGGTCACGAGCCGGTGCTGGTGTCGACGCGTGCCGGTCAGATACAGGCCTTCCACCACCTCGACAGGGCGGACACGTTCACGGTGGACGAGGTCGTCGGTGACGCGTCGGCCGAGTCCTTCGACGGCCTGGTGCTGCCGGGCGGGGTCGCCAATCCGGACTTCCTGCGGATGAACGACAAGGCCGTCGCGTTCGTGAAGGACTTCTTCGAGCAGGGCCGCCCGGTCGCCGCGATCTGTCATGCGCCCTGGACCCTGGTCGAGGCGGACGTGGTGCGGGGGCGTGAACTGACGTCGTGGCCGAGTCTGCGGACCGACATCCGCAACGCGGGCGGCACCTGGGTCGACGAGCAGGTCAAGATCTGCGACCACGGGAGCAACAAGCTGGTCACCAGCCGCAAGCCGGACGACCTGAAGGCGTTCTGCGAGAGCTATCTGGACGTGTTCGAGGACGAGGCGGCGGGACGCTGA
- a CDS encoding CBS domain-containing protein, producing MTQHVRDIMTKDLVTVAPLTSVVDVAQLMRREDIGDVLVVEDGHLRGMVTDRDLVVRVMAEGGNPGDRTVASACSEDLLTVGPGDTVGDVIGLMREHAVRRVPVVEGDRPVGIVSLGDLAIERDPGSALGDISAARPDG from the coding sequence ATGACCCAGCATGTTCGCGACATCATGACGAAGGACCTCGTCACGGTGGCTCCGCTGACATCGGTGGTCGACGTCGCCCAGCTGATGCGCCGTGAGGACATCGGCGATGTGCTCGTGGTCGAGGACGGTCATCTGCGCGGCATGGTGACCGACCGGGATCTCGTCGTCCGCGTCATGGCAGAAGGCGGCAACCCCGGCGACCGGACCGTGGCGAGCGCGTGCAGCGAAGACCTGCTCACGGTCGGCCCCGGCGACACCGTCGGCGACGTCATCGGGCTCATGCGGGAGCACGCGGTGCGCCGGGTGCCCGTGGTCGAGGGCGACCGCCCCGTCGGAATCGTCTCCCTGGGAGACCTGGCCATCGAGCGGGATCCCGGCTCCGCGCTCGGGGACATCAGCGCGGCCCGGCCCGACGGGTGA
- a CDS encoding alpha/beta fold hydrolase — MQRMTGEAAGRPMVAWRKAGQGPSVVCVHGAGVSSRELRPLLEALGPRHDAWSVDLPGFGANAGPARPLGLRALADSLADWLTAVGLDQLTAVGLDQAVLLGSSFGCQIAVDLAVRRPERVTALVLVGPTVDPAARGFLRQLLRWAHNAPQERASMAPLNLADYRDAGPRRLVEAFAEALRDRIEDKLPYVPVPTLVVRGARDRLVPQEWAEEVTRLLPAGRLAVVAESGHMVPYRQPHALAALVTDFLTCLTGDQATAAGRPQAQGPAR; from the coding sequence ATGCAGCGAATGACCGGGGAGGCGGCAGGCCGGCCGATGGTCGCGTGGCGGAAGGCCGGACAGGGGCCGTCGGTGGTGTGCGTGCACGGCGCGGGGGTGTCCAGCCGCGAGCTGCGTCCCCTCCTGGAGGCGCTCGGTCCCCGTCATGACGCCTGGTCCGTGGACCTCCCCGGATTCGGCGCCAACGCGGGGCCCGCGCGTCCGCTCGGACTGCGGGCGCTCGCCGACTCGCTGGCCGACTGGCTGACGGCCGTGGGCCTGGACCAGCTGACGGCCGTGGGCCTGGACCAGGCGGTCCTGCTCGGCAGCTCCTTCGGCTGCCAGATCGCCGTCGATCTCGCCGTCCGCCGCCCGGAGCGAGTCACCGCCCTGGTCCTGGTCGGACCGACCGTCGACCCCGCGGCCCGTGGCTTCCTCCGCCAGCTGCTGCGCTGGGCGCACAACGCGCCCCAGGAACGGGCCTCGATGGCGCCGCTCAACCTCGCCGACTACCGGGATGCGGGACCGCGCCGCCTGGTCGAGGCGTTCGCCGAGGCACTGCGCGACCGGATCGAGGACAAGCTGCCGTACGTGCCCGTGCCCACCCTGGTGGTCCGCGGCGCCCGGGACCGGCTGGTTCCTCAGGAGTGGGCCGAGGAGGTCACCCGGCTGCTGCCGGCGGGACGGCTGGCCGTCGTGGCGGAGAGCGGCCACATGGTGCCGTACCGGCAGCCGCACGCGCTGGCCGCACTGGTGACGGACTTCCTCACCTGCCTCACCGGGGATCAGGCAACGGCCGCCGGCCGGCCGCAGGCACAGGGGCCGGCGCGGTGA
- a CDS encoding SigB/SigF/SigG family RNA polymerase sigma factor — MCAHVTARRHPHDDAPDTEEAFRRLAALPAGRQHDQLRTDIVEAWLPMAERLAGRFRRRGESDEDLRQVAALGLVRAVDRYDPDRGHAFESYAVPTVTGEIKRHFRDHLWTVHVPRRVQELRNRVRFACQDLAGGVSDRLPGVAEIADHARLSEEEVRTGLQALGSFSPLSLDAGVRGAADGRLLADSLGAADPALETVVDREAVKPHLAALPERERAILYLRFFQDMTQSRIAEQFGISQMQVSRLISRSCRKVRTEVLREASARITPPGSR; from the coding sequence ATGTGCGCTCACGTGACAGCACGACGCCATCCGCACGACGACGCCCCGGATACGGAGGAAGCCTTCCGCAGGCTGGCCGCGCTCCCCGCGGGGCGGCAGCACGACCAGTTGCGCACGGACATCGTCGAGGCGTGGCTGCCGATGGCGGAACGGCTGGCGGGACGGTTCCGGCGGCGCGGAGAGAGCGACGAGGACCTGCGTCAGGTCGCCGCGCTCGGCCTGGTCCGGGCGGTCGACCGCTACGACCCCGATCGCGGCCACGCCTTCGAGAGTTACGCCGTGCCCACGGTCACCGGCGAGATCAAGCGGCATTTCCGTGACCACCTGTGGACCGTGCATGTGCCGCGCCGGGTCCAGGAACTGCGCAATCGCGTGCGGTTCGCCTGCCAGGACCTGGCGGGGGGCGTGTCGGACCGCTTGCCCGGCGTCGCCGAGATCGCCGATCACGCCCGGCTGAGCGAGGAGGAGGTCCGGACCGGGCTCCAGGCGCTGGGCAGCTTCAGCCCGTTGTCCCTGGACGCCGGGGTTCGCGGCGCCGCGGACGGCCGCCTCCTCGCGGACTCCCTGGGCGCGGCCGACCCCGCCCTGGAGACCGTCGTGGACCGCGAGGCCGTCAAACCCCATCTCGCGGCGCTCCCCGAACGCGAACGCGCCATTCTTTACCTGAGGTTCTTCCAGGACATGACGCAGAGCCGCATCGCCGAGCAGTTCGGTATCTCGCAGATGCAGGTGTCACGCCTGATCAGCCGGTCCTGCCGGAAAGTACGCACCGAGGTGCTGCGGGAGGCTTCGGCGCGGATCACTCCACCCGGCTCCAGGTGA